In the genome of Mycoplasma seminis, one region contains:
- a CDS encoding ABC transporter permease: MWKYIFKRIGFAIITLIAITLVVYLLVAQFADNPFALKAAQVQQSANGGGGNAAASAQELRDLFDKSVQYHLIPNNLNYDEVKNTWMNMRLNPFIRFGYWVQELFTNSKTPFGIPYDQNIFQQTNTSSISEYFFKYLKYSIIITLPAFVIAAILGITLGIVAGYKRGSITDAGINFFALVFIALPSFVIAPILISILFSVNIPPQFINFNNKTDVEAYGVGKMILSWLPPIAIIVLGSLSGYITYTRNQVITVLTSNYILIAKSKGLSKREVFFKYVLRNISIPLAAILIPSYIGLLSGGIVIETYWNVPGTSQVIAQAFPKGEINIIMFSTVFFTTLSLFTTILVDISFALLDPRIKYTASSPYSYSKFILARMERNKQFKMNETVAKGV, from the coding sequence ATGTGAAAATACATATTTAAACGTATTGGATTTGCAATTATTACTTTAATTGCAATTACTTTAGTTGTGTATTTATTAGTTGCTCAATTCGCAGATAACCCATTTGCACTTAAAGCAGCTCAAGTACAACAAAGTGCTAATGGTGGTGGTGGAAATGCCGCAGCTTCAGCCCAAGAATTACGTGATTTATTTGACAAATCCGTTCAGTATCATTTAATTCCAAATAATTTAAATTATGATGAAGTTAAAAATACTTGAATGAATATGAGATTAAATCCATTCATTCGTTTTGGATACTGAGTTCAAGAATTATTTACTAATTCAAAAACTCCTTTCGGTATCCCTTATGATCAAAATATTTTCCAACAAACTAACACAAGTTCTATTTCTGAGTACTTCTTTAAATACCTTAAATACTCAATTATAATTACTCTTCCAGCCTTTGTTATTGCAGCTATTTTAGGCATTACATTAGGAATTGTAGCTGGATACAAACGTGGAAGCATTACTGATGCTGGAATTAACTTCTTTGCTTTAGTGTTTATTGCACTTCCTTCATTCGTTATTGCACCGATTTTAATTTCAATTTTATTCTCAGTAAATATTCCACCTCAATTTATTAACTTTAATAATAAAACTGATGTTGAAGCCTATGGTGTAGGTAAAATGATACTTTCATGATTACCACCAATTGCAATCATTGTCTTAGGTTCATTATCAGGATATATTACATATACACGTAATCAAGTTATTACTGTACTTACATCAAATTACATTTTGATTGCTAAATCAAAAGGGCTTTCAAAAAGAGAAGTATTTTTCAAATATGTTTTAAGAAATATTTCGATCCCACTTGCTGCTATATTAATTCCAAGTTATATTGGACTTCTTAGTGGTGGAATTGTTATTGAAACATACTGAAATGTACCAGGAACATCTCAAGTTATTGCTCAAGCCTTTCCTAAAGGTGAAATCAATATTATTATGTTCTCTACAGTGTTCTTTACAACACTTAGCTTATTTACCACAATTCTAGTTGATATATCATTTGCACTACTTGATCCTAGAATTAAATATACTGCTTCTAGTCCATATTCATATTCAAAATTCATCTTGGCTAGAATGGAAAGAAACAAACAATTTAAGATGAATGAAACTGTAGCAAAGGGGGTTTAG
- a CDS encoding OppA family ABC transporter substrate-binding lipoprotein → MKKSLKLLLIGLSSVSITASVAFLSSCVGKNTTTLPSVIKNAKELAIYQQKAAEASADAERYWTQYQKLISQKEQIESALDPLIDEITSLKIKIQNINEKISNLSGQILFYNIVKDPSVTNVETLEDQIATIPSGLFGVQGAKDYWNQLSSVKFDYKGSDGTVSKYSFKEAKSLKKKMKSNLEIANKALSDNNEAISKEETEIKALQDSLKNPQLSSEEIKSTNKKITELQKDVTTRKNDITKLQQNIINAQNEVKKYNSIYDTIAKATFASVLGTKKDQIQEKINEITKEIAVNTAETLEISNTIDTKEQVLNEKRAQVKAEIEQKLSAQINEAYDNYVKSFDYEKKLNTDIYLYDVNALDKSWQDPNPIEGKYLTQEQIKNILHQDIKFENTPIGDRIARQRVYQISYNSPYSPSPFLYDNSMSYGSRAATSTIDTTTLSFISLESLGRPNVHNETEIQVTPDGVKQVKIQKILSPSLQRYKLELADAIYVYIPNQSGGFDVKVFDDDSAGLAPAGDNKDGSYSSSFVKRRSSNPRSINSNEFDDALKAASKISFRIRPGQFWVNSQGQRTQYPVVAQDFYASVVRTQMIDTEYRRQHGGTALIDKEARKLLANPNKTFGDDQQYGNKYLFDLFNISFDTMLDKGQTLLSQANPEDPNKIDDLFVVNKLVQSDPADFAKFLNNITSGYEFVPAPSMYIQDKSRNNELPIYSQNSDVMNNENEFNEISDAIKSATGLARSTGIYWYGIKPEDTLFSGKYYGTDFNSDTFMLSQFLNPYYFDTTYTGSNQTILRYNTIYQQTQIDPETYKNNSYNQYVAGGLVYYPYSELTKSNKNKVIANPDGYGMMMKSILSNNQFIKVFLWALEPKNADKQYYSDAFSYALWGISAEQAAKGNSKSVLPYTTLGLGGEFRNILSAAINWSYIAQQTSIGREVKPWLTGYAPDAIINENNGDDSAQNNLRQNNELVNGLFVVDGKTGDRVYFDKIKSNLLKPSNSSALDEAAEDAMKSVLYSDLKTRMKNLLDKVYEQHPELGKEKVKMTLMWPYSNLTPALITAYNQLVATWNGLDDRLEFTIKQFEKSKSKDFMDYWLNASTPFVRVGWGYDYDGIGSGLTAYSQYLEFFVFLAHILSNPDFAAKAQKTYPQIYKAALYFDKFVQREGNKLSISYSDLTTKLSIQEILNLGQILGVKKYDGEKLVDIPAEEQGQYISLNNLNARFWLEYTTQGKQGDHFPVTKLDLVNLAQEINNLIGVAPDLTSVSVSVSAFAPSLSNPNYIIPANYSTYDDITNVRTAKDK, encoded by the coding sequence ATGAAAAAAAGTCTCAAATTATTGTTAATTGGACTTTCATCAGTTTCTATTACTGCATCCGTAGCATTTTTATCTAGTTGTGTAGGCAAAAACACAACTACATTACCGAGTGTAATTAAAAATGCTAAAGAATTAGCTATATATCAACAAAAAGCTGCTGAAGCAAGTGCTGATGCAGAACGCTATTGAACACAATATCAAAAGCTGATAAGTCAAAAAGAACAAATTGAGTCAGCTTTAGATCCTTTAATTGATGAAATTACAAGTTTAAAAATAAAAATTCAAAACATTAATGAAAAAATCTCAAATTTATCAGGACAAATTCTATTTTATAATATAGTTAAAGATCCTAGTGTAACTAATGTAGAAACTCTTGAAGATCAAATTGCTACAATCCCTTCAGGTTTATTTGGAGTTCAAGGCGCTAAAGATTATTGGAATCAATTATCTTCTGTAAAATTCGATTACAAAGGAAGTGATGGAACAGTTTCTAAATATAGTTTTAAAGAAGCAAAAAGCTTGAAGAAAAAAATGAAATCTAATTTAGAAATCGCAAATAAAGCATTAAGTGATAATAACGAAGCTATTAGCAAGGAAGAAACAGAAATCAAAGCATTGCAAGATAGTTTAAAAAATCCACAACTTTCAAGTGAAGAAATTAAGTCTACTAACAAAAAGATTACTGAATTGCAAAAAGATGTAACTACAAGAAAAAATGATATTACTAAATTACAGCAAAATATCATTAATGCTCAAAATGAAGTTAAAAAATACAATAGTATTTATGATACGATAGCAAAAGCAACTTTTGCTTCTGTTCTAGGAACGAAAAAAGATCAAATTCAAGAAAAAATTAATGAAATAACTAAAGAAATTGCAGTAAATACAGCTGAAACTTTAGAAATTTCTAATACCATTGATACCAAGGAACAAGTATTAAACGAAAAAAGAGCTCAAGTTAAAGCAGAAATTGAGCAAAAACTTAGCGCTCAAATAAATGAAGCATATGATAATTATGTAAAAAGCTTTGATTATGAAAAGAAATTAAATACAGATATTTATTTATATGATGTTAATGCTTTAGATAAATCTTGACAAGATCCTAACCCTATTGAAGGAAAATATTTAACACAAGAACAAATTAAAAACATCTTGCATCAAGATATAAAATTCGAAAATACTCCGATTGGAGATAGAATTGCTAGACAAAGAGTTTACCAAATTTCTTATAACTCACCATATTCTCCATCACCATTCCTTTATGATAATTCAATGTCATATGGTTCAAGAGCAGCTACTTCTACTATTGATACTACAACACTTTCATTCATCTCATTAGAATCTTTAGGTAGACCTAATGTTCACAATGAAACTGAAATACAAGTGACACCTGATGGGGTAAAACAAGTTAAAATACAAAAAATTCTTTCTCCATCATTACAAAGATATAAATTAGAATTAGCTGATGCAATTTATGTTTATATTCCAAATCAATCAGGTGGATTTGATGTAAAAGTGTTTGATGATGATTCAGCAGGACTAGCACCAGCTGGTGATAATAAAGATGGTTCATACTCATCTTCATTTGTTAAGAGAAGATCAAGTAATCCACGTTCAATTAACTCAAATGAATTTGATGATGCTTTAAAAGCTGCATCAAAAATTTCATTCAGAATTCGTCCTGGTCAATTTTGAGTTAATTCACAAGGACAAAGAACTCAATATCCAGTTGTTGCACAAGATTTTTATGCTTCAGTAGTAAGAACACAAATGATTGATACTGAATATAGACGTCAACATGGTGGGACTGCATTAATCGATAAAGAAGCTAGAAAACTTTTAGCAAATCCAAATAAAACATTTGGCGATGATCAACAATATGGAAATAAATATTTATTCGATTTATTCAATATCTCATTTGATACAATGTTAGATAAAGGGCAAACGCTACTTTCTCAAGCTAATCCAGAAGATCCGAATAAAATTGATGATTTATTTGTTGTTAATAAATTAGTTCAAAGTGATCCAGCTGATTTTGCAAAATTCCTTAACAATATTACAAGTGGTTATGAATTTGTTCCGGCTCCATCAATGTATATTCAAGATAAATCAAGAAATAATGAATTACCAATTTATTCACAAAATTCAGATGTTATGAATAATGAGAATGAATTTAATGAAATATCTGATGCAATTAAATCAGCTACAGGTCTAGCACGTAGTACTGGAATTTATTGATATGGAATAAAACCTGAAGATACCTTATTCTCAGGTAAATACTATGGAACAGATTTTAACTCTGATACCTTTATGTTATCTCAATTCCTTAATCCATATTACTTTGATACAACTTATACTGGTTCAAATCAAACAATTTTAAGATACAATACAATTTATCAACAAACTCAAATTGACCCAGAAACATATAAGAACAACTCTTATAATCAATATGTTGCTGGTGGTTTAGTTTACTATCCATATTCAGAATTAACTAAAAGTAATAAAAATAAAGTAATTGCAAACCCTGATGGATATGGAATGATGATGAAATCTATTCTTTCTAATAATCAATTTATTAAAGTATTCCTTTGAGCTCTTGAGCCTAAAAATGCTGATAAACAATATTATTCAGATGCCTTTTCTTATGCATTATGAGGAATTTCTGCTGAACAAGCTGCTAAAGGTAACTCAAAAAGTGTTTTACCATATACAACTTTAGGACTAGGTGGTGAATTTAGAAATATTTTATCAGCTGCAATTAACTGAAGTTATATTGCTCAACAAACCTCAATTGGTAGAGAAGTAAAACCTTGATTAACAGGATATGCTCCAGATGCAATTATTAATGAAAATAACGGGGATGATTCAGCTCAAAATAATCTACGTCAAAATAATGAATTAGTCAATGGTCTTTTCGTGGTTGATGGAAAAACTGGAGATAGAGTTTACTTTGATAAAATTAAATCAAACTTATTAAAACCATCTAACTCTAGTGCATTAGATGAAGCTGCTGAAGACGCTATGAAATCTGTTTTATACAGTGACTTAAAAACTAGAATGAAAAATCTACTTGATAAGGTTTATGAGCAACATCCAGAATTAGGAAAAGAAAAAGTTAAAATGACTTTAATGTGACCTTATTCTAACTTAACACCAGCATTAATAACTGCTTATAATCAATTAGTTGCAACTTGAAATGGTTTAGATGACAGATTAGAATTTACAATTAAACAATTTGAAAAAAGTAAATCAAAAGACTTTATGGATTACTGATTAAATGCTTCTACACCATTTGTTCGTGTTGGTTGAGGATATGATTATGATGGTATAGGTTCTGGACTTACAGCTTATTCACAATATTTAGAATTTTTTGTATTTTTAGCACATATCTTATCAAATCCAGATTTTGCAGCTAAAGCACAAAAAACTTATCCTCAAATTTACAAAGCTGCTTTATACTTTGATAAATTCGTACAAAGAGAAGGAAATAAATTAAGTATTTCATATTCAGATTTAACAACAAAACTCTCAATTCAAGAAATTTTAAACTTAGGTCAAATTCTTGGGGTTAAAAAATATGATGGTGAAAAATTAGTTGATATTCCTGCTGAAGAACAAGGACAATATATTTCTTTAAATAACTTGAATGCAAGATTCTGATTAGAATATACAACTCAAGGAAAACAAGGTGATCATTTCCCAGTTACAAAACTTGATTTAGTTAATTTAGCACAAGAAATTAATAATCTTATCGGAGTAGCACCTGATTTAACATCTGTGTCTGTATCTGTTTCAGCTTTTGCTCCTTCACTTTCAAACCCTAATTACATTATCCCAGCTAACTATTCAACTTACGATGATATAACTAATGTTAGAACTGCTAAAGACAAATAG
- a CDS encoding chromate transporter — MKQKKKTPTSKPKASFWEVFLFILKVTIIGFGGGNALMPVIQREAVVKKQWLTDEEFDDIVIVTNMLPGASVIQTLSYIAISLLGKVKGTILTLLAILPHVLLAFAFLVVLTKYLPPMYLKIISVGVLVAIIAFLINFGVRYAKQAHKTMSTPLWILIFLFSAGYSLFIPAPYNLPVIAIVVVIGIYCIWYFISNKKKKTLSQKQLNEQQHKICEIEKEQLDESDISHNIQCDINLLPDKEDKWWHRL; from the coding sequence ATGAAACAAAAGAAAAAAACTCCTACTTCAAAACCTAAAGCTAGCTTTTGAGAAGTGTTTTTATTCATTCTAAAAGTAACTATTATTGGTTTCGGAGGAGGAAATGCTTTAATGCCGGTAATCCAGCGTGAGGCAGTTGTTAAAAAGCAGTGGTTAACTGATGAAGAATTTGATGATATTGTTATTGTAACTAATATGCTGCCTGGAGCTAGTGTTATTCAAACATTATCTTATATAGCTATTAGTTTACTCGGGAAGGTTAAAGGAACTATTTTAACTTTACTCGCTATCTTGCCGCATGTTTTATTAGCTTTTGCATTCTTAGTGGTATTAACTAAATACTTACCACCGATGTATTTAAAAATTATTTCAGTTGGGGTGCTAGTAGCTATTATTGCATTCTTAATTAATTTTGGAGTTAGATATGCTAAACAAGCACATAAAACTATGTCTACTCCATTATGAATTCTTATTTTCTTATTTTCAGCAGGATATTCTTTATTTATTCCTGCACCATATAACTTACCTGTAATAGCTATTGTGGTAGTTATAGGAATTTATTGTATTTGGTATTTCATTTCAAACAAGAAGAAAAAAACTTTAAGCCAAAAGCAACTTAATGAACAACAACACAAAATTTGTGAAATTGAAAAAGAACAATTAGATGAATCTGATATTTCACATAATATTCAGTGTGATATCAACCTATTACCAGACAAGGAGGATAAGTGATGACACCGTTTATAG
- the pepF gene encoding oligoendopeptidase F, with protein sequence MSVKQYKKYADVPKQYRWDLEAILEGKQLEDWIQEYKEISQKRIKNKDTKYNNVESYLADLKDSEVQTIIDFKISNYLSNNHNINIVDPKFKQLSQDWEFLQQQLGEEFGSEANRFFKHIEQMKVWKDLSELQLYKRGIVDLIDEYEHKLSDEVEEYLIKSALGEPDPHNIFSILTDSELQYGYISLSDKKKVKLNPTNRVKFMKSNNKEVRKQAYNNYWNAYYQHKESLSETLYQHFKQITTEAKIRNYPSAVEMLTNPDKVTNDILQTLFSEVSSHLDIFKKYKKAYNKFYKAKFKEDMQKWDTARELVDVKSQYTVEEAKDIVSHATLPFGEEYNKQVTKAFNENWVDYMPVDNKRSGAYSIGGTYGIEKKYILMNFDGELGSVETLAHELGHSMHSYFSSKYQPLVNSQYPIFLAEIASIFNELMLFDYLLKTSNDDKLKFKILSNMISGFIGTVLRQVEWANYEYDLYNAISEGKASGSYESISHIYYNNSLKYKINKNKQNKYKEKENLGCIYVPHYYYGFYVYKYAIGQLVANFFFAKYQKEGTAALENYINNFLKAGCSDYPIEILRKVGVDLNSKEFYELGFNYVDKLIKEWIKLGNKLFKIK encoded by the coding sequence ATGTCTGTAAAACAGTATAAAAAATATGCTGATGTTCCTAAACAATACCGCTGGGATCTAGAAGCTATTTTAGAAGGCAAACAATTAGAAGACTGGATACAAGAATATAAAGAAATTTCACAAAAAAGAATAAAAAATAAAGATACAAAATATAACAATGTTGAATCTTATCTTGCAGATTTAAAAGATTCAGAAGTACAAACTATTATCGATTTTAAAATCAGCAATTATTTATCAAATAACCATAATATAAATATTGTTGATCCTAAATTTAAGCAACTATCACAGGACTGAGAATTCTTACAACAACAACTGGGTGAAGAATTTGGCTCTGAAGCAAATCGCTTCTTCAAGCACATTGAACAAATGAAAGTTTGAAAAGATTTGTCTGAATTACAATTATATAAAAGAGGAATAGTTGATTTAATTGATGAATATGAACACAAACTTAGTGACGAAGTTGAAGAATATTTAATTAAATCAGCCTTAGGTGAACCTGATCCTCATAATATTTTCTCTATTTTAACCGATTCAGAATTACAATATGGTTACATTTCTTTAAGCGACAAAAAGAAAGTAAAACTTAATCCAACTAATCGTGTTAAATTCATGAAATCAAATAACAAAGAAGTTAGAAAGCAAGCTTACAACAATTATTGAAATGCTTACTATCAACATAAAGAATCATTATCAGAAACTTTATATCAGCACTTTAAACAAATTACTACTGAAGCTAAAATTAGAAATTATCCTTCAGCAGTTGAAATGTTAACTAATCCAGATAAAGTGACAAATGATATTTTACAAACTTTGTTTTCAGAAGTTTCAAGCCATTTAGATATCTTTAAAAAATATAAAAAAGCTTATAACAAGTTTTATAAAGCTAAATTTAAAGAAGATATGCAAAAATGGGACACTGCTAGGGAACTTGTTGATGTTAAAAGTCAATATACAGTAGAGGAAGCTAAAGATATTGTGTCTCATGCAACATTACCTTTTGGTGAAGAATACAACAAGCAAGTAACAAAAGCATTTAATGAAAACTGAGTTGACTATATGCCGGTGGATAATAAACGTTCTGGAGCATACTCTATTGGTGGAACATATGGAATTGAAAAGAAATATATTTTAATGAACTTTGATGGTGAATTAGGTAGTGTAGAAACCTTAGCGCATGAATTAGGTCACTCAATGCATTCATACTTTTCATCAAAATATCAACCATTAGTTAATTCACAATATCCAATTTTCTTAGCTGAAATTGCTTCTATTTTTAACGAACTAATGTTATTTGATTATTTACTTAAAACTTCAAATGATGATAAATTAAAATTTAAAATCCTTTCAAACATGATTTCAGGATTTATTGGTACAGTTCTACGTCAAGTGGAATGAGCTAATTATGAATATGATTTATACAATGCGATTTCTGAAGGAAAAGCTTCAGGTAGTTATGAATCAATTTCACACATTTACTATAATAACTCACTTAAATATAAGATAAATAAAAACAAACAAAATAAATATAAAGAAAAAGAAAACCTTGGCTGCATTTATGTACCACACTACTACTATGGGTTTTATGTATATAAATATGCAATAGGTCAATTAGTAGCTAATTTCTTCTTTGCGAAATACCAAAAAGAAGGAACTGCAGCTTTAGAAAACTATATCAATAATTTCTTAAAAGCCGGATGTTCTGATTATCCAATTGAAATTTTAAGAAAAGTTGGAGTGGACTTAAATTCCAAAGAGTTCTATGAACTAGGCTTCAACTATGTTGATAAATTAATTAAAGAATGAATAAAATTAGGCAATAAATTATTTAAAATTAAATAA
- a CDS encoding ABC transporter ATP-binding protein, with product MENKKEKLLSVQNLKVSFKLRKNKFITIVRGVDLEINKGEIIGIVGESGSGKSVTSKALLNINENAFTTADKMEIDGIDLLQNKKESFWQNIRGHKIGYIPQDPLTSLNPTRKIGKQLLDALNKNEEWKNKPLHEKKAYLLSLLKRFGIRGAEQVFDMYPHTLSGGMKQRVVITMVVALKPSLIIADEPTTALDPTVQASVLALFENIRQEFNITIILISHNISVVAKFCDYIYVMYAGKIVEKGSKKDIFTDPKHPYTWALISAIPENKEDRLYSINGTPPDMNNLPLGDAFAPRNEYALEIDFLKEPPLFEVSQNHYAATWLLHPDAPKVTLSKELQNRLDSFKKVFNE from the coding sequence ATGGAAAATAAAAAAGAAAAACTTTTAAGTGTACAAAACCTTAAAGTTTCATTTAAATTAAGAAAAAACAAATTTATTACCATAGTACGTGGAGTGGATTTAGAAATTAATAAAGGTGAAATTATCGGAATTGTAGGTGAATCTGGTTCAGGAAAATCAGTTACTTCAAAGGCACTTTTAAACATTAATGAAAATGCTTTTACTACTGCAGATAAGATGGAAATAGATGGAATTGATTTATTACAAAATAAAAAAGAATCATTTTGACAAAATATTAGAGGTCATAAAATTGGATATATTCCACAAGACCCTCTTACTTCACTTAACCCAACTAGAAAAATTGGAAAACAACTTCTAGATGCCTTGAACAAAAATGAAGAATGGAAAAATAAACCACTTCATGAAAAGAAAGCATATTTACTTTCGCTTTTAAAAAGATTTGGTATTCGTGGTGCTGAACAAGTTTTTGATATGTACCCACATACTTTATCTGGAGGAATGAAACAAAGAGTTGTTATTACAATGGTAGTAGCTTTAAAACCAAGCTTAATTATTGCTGATGAACCGACTACTGCACTTGATCCTACCGTTCAAGCCTCTGTGCTAGCATTATTTGAAAATATTCGTCAAGAATTTAACATTACAATTATTCTTATTAGTCACAACATTTCAGTTGTTGCTAAATTCTGTGATTACATTTATGTTATGTATGCAGGTAAAATAGTTGAAAAAGGAAGTAAAAAAGATATCTTTACTGACCCAAAACACCCTTATACTTGAGCACTTATTTCAGCTATTCCTGAAAACAAGGAAGATAGATTATACTCAATTAATGGAACTCCACCTGATATGAATAATTTACCACTTGGAGATGCATTTGCACCTAGAAATGAGTATGCTTTAGAAATTGATTTCTTAAAAGAACCACCATTATTTGAAGTTTCACAAAATCATTATGCAGCAACTTGATTGCTCCACCCTGATGCACCAAAAGTAACATTATCAAAAGAATTACAAAATAGATTAGACAGCTTTAAGAAGGTATTTAATGAGTAA
- a CDS encoding ABC transporter permease: MNAREFEKKYNLSINNLRPAISQFAPKDESLLNNIAGKPKKLLVEIFKRFFTSWASVLALIVFITILIISIVVTSTAKYSSTKPLYNSVPIYYINAKTHEVLKLDSSTSNIKNLPPVFSPWYSSENIPDFASLTKKWASEYHGVLWQDFIFLGENNPNNAIRVINLNDTTQSVEVNAYTFFKVQNIAIALQKSQLPADASVEQVRSYINQIIALNPQFNITTYLGTNKDGIDIWTLSWVGTWQAIRLAIIVATIQTIIGVAIGAYLGFHVGSWIDTVIMRIIDIFVAPPTLIWLLIFASTFGTTDLTLGIALVFIGWVGSVGSTRMFIITVKDQEYITASKSVGASKARLIYKHALPAIIGKISTSYVAAIPSIIMSVSSLAFLGFFKSDQANLGAILSSAASQAGDNAFILALPATILLLISVSLHFVALGVHDALDPKVIKTR; encoded by the coding sequence ATGAATGCTAGAGAATTTGAAAAAAAATATAATCTTTCAATAAATAATTTACGTCCTGCTATTAGCCAATTTGCTCCAAAAGATGAATCATTATTAAATAATATTGCAGGTAAGCCTAAAAAGCTTTTAGTGGAAATTTTTAAAAGATTTTTCACAAGCTGAGCTTCAGTTCTTGCGCTTATTGTATTTATTACAATTTTAATTATTTCAATCGTAGTTACATCAACAGCAAAATATTCATCAACTAAACCACTTTATAATTCTGTTCCAATTTATTATATAAATGCAAAAACTCATGAAGTTTTAAAATTAGATAGCTCAACATCTAATATTAAAAATTTACCACCAGTATTTTCTCCTTGGTATTCTTCGGAAAATATTCCAGATTTTGCTAGTTTAACCAAAAAATGAGCAAGCGAATATCATGGAGTACTTTGACAAGACTTTATTTTCTTAGGTGAAAATAATCCAAATAATGCAATTAGAGTTATTAACCTAAATGACACTACCCAAAGTGTTGAAGTAAATGCTTATACATTCTTTAAGGTGCAAAACATTGCAATTGCATTACAAAAAAGTCAACTTCCAGCTGATGCAAGCGTAGAACAAGTTAGAAGTTATATTAACCAAATTATTGCTTTAAACCCACAATTTAATATCACAACATATTTAGGAACAAATAAAGACGGAATTGATATTTGAACTCTTTCATGAGTAGGAACATGACAAGCTATTAGACTTGCTATTATAGTAGCTACAATTCAAACTATAATTGGGGTAGCGATAGGTGCATACCTCGGATTCCATGTTGGATCATGAATTGATACAGTAATCATGCGTATTATTGATATCTTTGTAGCTCCTCCTACACTTATTTGATTATTAATTTTTGCTTCTACATTTGGAACAACTGATCTTACACTAGGAATTGCCTTAGTATTTATTGGATGAGTTGGTTCAGTAGGAAGCACTAGAATGTTTATTATTACAGTAAAAGATCAAGAATATATTACAGCTTCTAAATCAGTTGGTGCTTCAAAAGCAAGACTTATTTACAAACATGCTTTACCAGCAATTATTGGAAAAATCTCAACTAGTTATGTTGCTGCTATTCCATCAATTATTATGTCTGTATCATCACTTGCTTTCCTTGGGTTCTTTAAATCAGACCAAGCAAACTTAGGAGCAATACTTTCAAGTGCTGCTTCACAAGCTGGTGATAATGCCTTTATCTTAGCTTTACCAGCTACAATCTTATTATTAATTTCAGTTTCACTTCACTTTGTGGCTTTAGGTGTACACGATGCACTTGATCCAAAAGTAATTAAAACAAGATAG